In Panthera tigris isolate Pti1 chromosome D2, P.tigris_Pti1_mat1.1, whole genome shotgun sequence, one DNA window encodes the following:
- the MKI67 gene encoding proliferation marker protein Ki-67 isoform X1, giving the protein MGPTGRLVTIKRSGADGPHFPLSLSTCWFGRGIECDIRIQLPVVSKQHCKIEINGQEAMLFNFSSTNPTQVNGSTIDGPVQLKHGDVITVVDRSFRYENESHEDGRKSTEFPGQRRKQESLHRVSRSSLSSDPDGKLQDSDARSRASEDSVSGKPLKNVQAAGTVSGGCEDRVASRTPNVVRPSELAGGNSRNTTDPTGRDSKEDFSITLVSYKGDLKPLPSTRGLENGANNESPFKKLYESMKEELDAKSEKGDVLQSGKKSGTRSHRPPEKECSGGLQGGTQVPGSLKSRPRSGRSTQMKADPALGEQGISQTEDRRQGEEAVETPKETRSPIVPPEMTATKTLAQRSPQTSRKRQHEDLTVAGGSASVNLDQKEGFRTDNKTFTPRKSLTRNQTPAKVENADNFGDTPENLFSKRRRSIPTSVDILTPEPETQNHAILAPLPVQVERKIPNSSVHQPEKAGATVGRMHSALPGCSSVDTSNFGDSINKTEGTPLKRRRVSFGGRLKPELFDENLPPNTPLKRGETPRRSLVSHTPPVLKKIIKVGSTDRPQPSGKEDSSGLHLEVTAQPQFAGSPARDPTRTSPGARDPRRRSPKASSVSGGSKSHHTDVPKRGGRKSGGLLSKRTSIDRSQHDILQRIYSKRRSGASEANLVVAKSWADVVKLGAKQTQAKAVKHGPQRQLSKRPRKANTPKKPVSGVHSEFSTGHANSPCTIIIGKAHLEKVNVPARPYRMLNNFVINKKVDFNEDLSGLTEMFQTPAAKVKPQTMSLRPSAFSDSEDVVRKEFQVPDSGEKPLLCTSETFGENVFPVTQNGPQEPSDKSLASPVLRRQSIRVNVNIEKTPGSGAPKATSSANRLRRSVGPRSIQMPGAGRKDEEAKMDAVENAPGRLLRKTPQREQKPEGAAKEQESYFEASENDTEPKENSEEVVAVRRSRRYSEQNQEPAADLTPLKTWQDTEPKEDLGGIQGLLRTPIRALEPKEAENKTAEKRQKSSKLELAGTPAAMSVQLETPPQKVDLEEGPLALGKPIQMPGGSTHSHGEPAGGDKNSGLFNRTPEQKLSPAEKVPGSKRRPRTPKKKNHSLEDLAGLRELFQTPSHTDKPMTGDQTTKAPCQSPLPGRGNTPASQKRRLETPPQKVGLEEEPSALRKPTQMPGESTNSHREPGGDDEDINLFNKTPGQKPNPAVTKSKRRPRTPKRKAHSLEDLAGLRELFQTPNHTDKPMADAPTTKAPCKSPLAELVNTPASRRRLCKTPPQKVDLEEEASALQKSTQMPGERPHEHREPVGGDEDIGLFKETPKQKLDPAENVAGSKRRSRTPKKKVQSLEDLVGLKELFQTPEHTPDPVTVDQTTRVPCKSPQAEPVNTPASRNRRLKTPQKVDLEEEPSALRKSTQMSGESPHEHREPVGRDEDIGLFKETPKQELDPAENVAGSKRRPRTPKKKVHSLEDLDGLRGLFQTPDHTDKPMTGDQTTKAPCKSLPAGPGNTPASQKRWLKTPPQKVGLEEKPSALRKPTQMPGESTNSHREPGDDDEDINLFNKTPGQKPNPAVTKSKRRPRTPKKKAHSLEDLAGLRELFQTPNHTDKPMADAPTTKAPCKSPLAALVNTPASRRRLCKTPPQKVDLEEEASALQKSTQMPGERPHEHREPVGGDEDIGLFKETPKQKLDPAENVAGSKRRSRTPKKKVQSLEDLVGLKELFQTPEHTPDPVTVDQTTRVPCKSPQAEPVNTPASRNRRLKTPQKVDLEEEPSALRKSTQMSGESPHEHREPVGGDEDIGLFKETPKQELDPAENVAGSKRRPRTPKKKVHSLEDLAGLRELFQTPNHTDKPMADAPATKAPCKSPLAALVNTPASRRRLCKTPPQKVDLEEEASALQKSTQMPGERPHEHREPVGGDEDIGLFKETPKQKLDPAENVAGSKRRPRTPKKKVQSLEDLVGLKELFQTPSHTDKPMAGDQTTKAPCQSPLPGPGNTPASKKRRLETPPQKVGLEEEPPALGKSTQMPGESPHEHTESGGEDKDIKLFNKTPEQKLKPADNVTGSKRRPRTPPKKVQSLEDLVGLKELFQTPEQTKKTTAVVKTTVVPCKSPLAETVNIPTHMKTRLKVALGKVTIENELSAVTKPTHRPEEATRTHREPVGEDEDIRLFKETPKQKLKPEEDVAGSKRRPRTPKKKVQSLEDLVGLKELFQTPDPGTGDQTTKVPCKSPRAEPVNTPANGKRWLETPPQKVDLEEEPSALGKPTRMPGESPHEHREPGGKDEDINLFKETLKRKLNATENVTGSKKQPRTPRGNIQSVEDLVGLKELFQTPNHTDKPMTGGQTTKAPCQSPLAGPGNKPTNRRRRLKTPTQKVDLEEEPSALTKPTQLPGESPHEHREPVGGDADIGLFKETPKPKLEPVRNVSRSKRRPRTPKKKVQSLEDLAGLKELLQTTDPVTGDRTTKAPFQSPLAGPGNKPTNRRRRLKTPPQKADLKEEPSALRKPTQTPEESTHSLRESGGDDKDVKLFNRTAKQKLGPTENVTGRKNRPRAPNPNQPLEDLAGFRESFPRPDHTKQRGDAGSIQGAPKQTPDGGKPVKPLARVRRAPRGKPVEDLAGHRDPVKTRSESSVSPSPKRKRGNEGGGPGTKRLRSVTPAQATAEEKPPLKKRRGAPREGRDPPEPLTAKRKLRIVAERMDVPEDLTSGKRESRTEGREVGRTTASPQQAMSLRSRRPNKTKLEEQRPEPVKAAAEKVKTDRNDKKPRKTSQQTKPQSPEGRAKSSTPAGLVRASRMCLRSTRPRKVPLPDVAEEKQREKGVGVHVKNQEEEVTQRSDAMSLRSRKVKIPPGGNALESGSQQRVTRSAKRCAGNVKKDEDNACIKKIRTRSRRDNEDV; this is encoded by the exons ATGGGTCCTACAGGACGCCTTGTTACCATCAAAAGGAGCGGGGCGGACGGCCCCCACTTTCCACTGAGCCTCAGCACCTGCTGGTTTGGAAg ggGTATTGAATGTGACATTCGCATCCAGCTCCCTGTAGTCTCAAAACAACATTGCAAAATTGAAATCAATGGGCAGGAG GCAATGCTGTTTAATTTCAGTTCCACGAATCCCACACAAGTCAATGGATCTACCATTGATGGACCTGTACAACTAAAGCATGGAGATGTGATCACTGTTGTTGACCGTTCCTTCAG GTACGAAAATGAAAGTCACGAGGATGGAAGGAAGTCGACTGAATTCCCAGGACAAAGACGCAAACAG GAATCTCTGCATCGAGTCTCAAGATCTAGCCTCTCTTCCGACCCTG ACGGGAAGCTTCAAGATTCCGATGCCCGTTCAAGAGCCTCTGAAGACAGTGTTTCAGGAAAGCCTCTGAAGAATGTCCAAGCAGCGGGCACGGTCTCTGGTGGCTGTGAGGACCGGGTTGCAAGCAGAACACCTAATGTCGTTCGTCCCTCGGAACTTGCTGGAGGTAACTCCAGAAATACCACGGATCCTACAGGCAGGGATTCTAAGGAAGATTTCAGCATAACGTTAGTGAGCTATAAAGGAGACCTGAAGCCTTTACCCTCTACGCGGGGTCTGGAGAATGGTGCAAACAATGAATCTCCCTTTAAGAAGCTTTACGAGTCAATGAAGGAAGAGCTTGATGCGAAATCAGAAAAAGGAGATGTGCTACAGAGCGGTAAAAAATCCGGAACGCGGAGCCATCGCCCACCAGAGAAGGAATGTTCTGGTGGTTTACAAGGCGGGACACAAGTCCCAGGGTCACTTAAATCCAGACCTAGGTCAGGTCGGAGCACCCAAATGAAGGCAGATCCTGCTTTGGGAGAACAAGGTATTAGCCAGACCGAGGACAGGAGACAAGGTGAGGAGGCTGTGGAGACTCCCAAGGAGACCAGGAGTCCCATCGTCCCTCCTGAGATGACAGCAACCAAGACCCTGGCACAACGTTCCCCGCAGACCTCGCGGAAACGTCAGCATGAAGACCTGACGGTCGCCGGTGGAAGTGCGTCTGTGAATTTGGATCAAAAGGAAGGCTTCAGGACAGATAACAAGACGTTTACTCCTAGGAAGTCCTTAACCAGAAACCAAACACCCGCTAAAGTCGAAAACGCTGATAATTTTGGAGATACACCAGAAAACCTCTTTTCCAAAAGGAGGAGGAGTATTCCTACCAGTGTGGACATTCTTACGCCAGAACCAGAAACTCAGAATCACGCGATTTTAGCTCCGTTGCCCGTTCAAGTTGAAAGGAAGATTCCAAACAGTTCCGTCCACCAGCCTGAGAAAGCGGGCGCCACCGTGGGGCGCATGCACTCTGCATTACCTGGTTGTAGTTCAGTTGATACAAGCAACTTTGGGGACTCCATCA ATAAGACTGAGGGAACGCCCCTGAAAAGAAGGCGGGTCTCCTTCGGTGGTCGTCTGAAGCCGGAGTTATTTGATGAAAACTTACCTCCTAATACACCTCTCAAGAGAGGAGAAACACCCAGAAGGTCACTTGTAAGCCACACTCCACCTGTCCTGAAGAAAATCATCAAGGTAGGGTCAACG GACCGTCCTCAACCATCGGGAAAAGAAGATTCTTCCGGACTCCATTTGGAAGTGACCGCACAACCACAGTTCGCGGGATCTCCAGCTCGAGATCCGACCAGGACTTCTCCAGGTGCCCGTGACCCACGTCGCAGGTCACCCAAGGCGTCCTCGGTCTCTGGCGGCAGCAAATCTCATCACACGGATGTTCCgaagaggggaggcaggaagagcgGTGGCTTGCTTTCAAAGAGAACCTCCATCGACCGGAGCCAGCATGACATCTTGCAGAGGATTTACTCCAAAAGAAGGAGCGGAGCTTCTGAAGCCAATTTAGTCG TGGCAAAGTCGTGGGCGGACGTAGTGAAACTCGGGGCCAAACAGACCCAGGCTAAAGCGGTCAAACACGGCCCCCAGCGACAGCTGAGCAAAAGGCCAAGAAAAGCAAACACTCCGAAG aagcctGTTAGCGGTGTTCACAGTGAGTTTAGTACAGGCCATGCCAACTCTCCTTGTACCATAATAATAGGGAAAGCTCACCTTGAAAAAGTAAATGTGCCTGCCCGGCCCTACAGAATGCTCAACAACTTTGTCATCAACAAGAAGGTGGACTTCAATGAAGATCTGTCAG GGTTAACTGAAATGTTCCAGACTCCAGCAGCGAAAGTGAAGCCACAAACAATGAGCCTGCGTCCCAGCGCTTTCTCAGATTCAGAGGACGTTGTCAGAAAAGAGTTTCAAGTACCTGATTCGGGAGAAAAACCTCTGCTATGCACGTCAGAAACTTTTG GAGAGAATGTATTCCCCGTGACTCAGAATGGACCGCAAGAGCCGTCTGATAAAAGCCTCGCGAGCCCTGTCCTCAGACGTCAGAGTATCAGAGTAAATGTGAACATTGAGAAAACTCCGGGATCGGGGGCTCCGAAGGCCACGTCAAGCGCCAACAGGCTTCGAAGGTCCGTGGGGCCCAGAAGTATACAGATGCCAGGAGCAGGGCGCAAGGACGAGGAAGCCAAGATGGACGCTGTGGAGAATGCTCCGGGACGACTTCTGAGGAAGACCCCGCAACGAGAACAGAAACCGGAGGGAGCAGCGAAGGAACAGGAGAGCTATTTTGAAGCGAGTGAGAACGATACTGAACCAAAGGAAAATTCTGAAGAGGTGGTCGCAGTGAGGAGATCGAGAAGATATTCAGAGCAAAACCAGGAACCAGCTGCAGACCTGACCCCCCTCAAAACATGGcaagacacagaacccaaggaAGACCTGGGAGGCATCCAAGGTCTCCTCCGCACGCCCATTCGTGCGCTAGAACCAAAGGAGGCTGAGAATAAAACCGCAGAAAAGCGCCAGAAATCTTCAAAGTTGGAACTAGCTGGCACACCAGCCGCAATGAGCGTACAGCTTGAGACCCCTCCCCAGAAAGTGGACCTGGAGGAAGGGCCCCTGGCTCTCGGGAAGCCCATCCAGATGCCAGGAGGAAGCACACACTCACACGGAGAACCTGCAGGTGGTGATAAAAACAGCGGATTGTTTAATAGAACTCCAGAGCAGAAGCTGAGCCCTGCAGAAAAAGTACCTGGAAGCAAGAGGCGGCCAAGAACACCCAAGAAAAAGAATCATTCTCTAGAAGACCTGGCTGGACTCAGAGAGCTCTTTCAAACCCCAAGCCACACAGATAAACCAATGACTGGTGACCAAACCACCAAAGCACCCTGCCAATCTCCGCTACCAGGACGAGGCAACACGCCAGCGAGTCAAAAGAGGCGGCTCGAGACCCCTCCGCAGAAAGTGGGCCTGGAGGAAGAGCCCTCTGCTCTCAGGAAGCCCACCCAGATGCCAGGGGAAAGCACAAACTCACACAGAGAACCTGGAGGTGATGATGAAGACATCAACTTGTTTAACAAAACTCCAGGGCAGAAACCAAATCCTGCAGTAACTAAAAGCAAGAGGCGGCCAAGAACACCCAAGAGAAAGGCCCATTCTCTAGAAGACCTGGCTGGACTCAGAGAGCTCTTTCAGACCCCAAACCACACAGATAAACCAATGGCTGATGCCCCAACTACCAAAGCACCCTGCAAATCTCCCCTAGCAGAGCTAGTCAACACACCCGCAAGTCGCAGGAGGCTGTGCAAGACCCCTCCGCAGAAAGTGGACCTGGAGGAAGAAGCCTCGGCTCTCCAGAAGTCCACCCAGATGCCAGGGGAACGCCCACACGAACACAGAGAGCCAGTAGGCGGTGATGAAGACATCGGATTGTTCAAGGAAACCCCAAAGCAGAAACTGGACCCTGCAGAAAATGTAGCTGGAAGCAAGAGGCGGTCAAGAACACCCAAGAAAAAGGTCCAGTCCCTAGAAGACCTGGTTGGCCTCAAAGAGCTTTTCCAAACCCCAGAGCACACTCCAGACCCTGTGACTGTTGACCAAACCACCAGAGTTCCCTGCAAATCTCCACAAGCAGAACCAGTCAACACGCCAGCAAGTAGAAATAGGCGGCTCAAGACCCCTCAGAAAGTGGACCTGGAGGAAGAGCCCTCTGCTCTCAGGAAGTCCACCCAGATGTCAGGGGAAAGCCCACACGAACACAGAGAGCCAGTAGGCAGAGATGAAGACATCGGATTGTTCAAGGAAACCCCAAAGCAGGAACTGGACCCTGCAGAAAATGTAGCTGGAAGCAAGAGGCGGCCAAGAACACCCAAGAAAAAGGTCCATTCTCTAGAAGAcctggatggacttagagggctCTTCCAAACACCAGACCACACAGATAAACCAATGACTGGTGACCAAACTACCAAAGCACCCTGCAAATCTCTGCCAGCAGGACCAGGCAACACGCCAGCGAGTCAAAAGAGGTGGCTCAAGACCCCTCCGCAGAAAGTGGGCCTGGAGGAAAAGCCCTCTGCTCTCAGGAAGCCCACCCAGATGCCAGGGGAAAGCACAAACTCACACAGAGAACCTGGAGATGATGATGAAGACATCAACTTGTTTAACAAAACTCCAGGGCAGAAACCAAATCCTGCAGTAACTAAAAGCAAGAGGCGGCCAAGAACACCCAAGAAAAAGGCCCATTCTCTAGAAGACCTGGCTGGACTCAGAGAGCTCTTTCAGACCCCAAACCACACAGATAAACCAATGGCTGATGCCCCAACTACCAAAGCACCCTGCAAATCTCCCCTAGCAGCGCTAGTCAACACACCCGCAAGTCGCAGGAGGCTGTGCAAGACCCCTCCGCAGAAAGTGGACCTGGAGGAAGAAGCCTCGGCTCTCCAGAAGTCCACCCAGATGCCAGGGGAACGCCCACACGAACACAGAGAGCCAGTAGGCGGTGATGAAGACATCGGATTGTTCAAGGAAACCCCAAAGCAGAAACTGGACCCTGCAGAAAATGTAGCTGGAAGCAAGAGGCGGTCAAGAACACCCAAGAAAAAGGTCCAGTCCCTAGAAGACCTGGTTGGCCTCAAAGAGCTTTTCCAAACCCCAGAGCACACTCCAGACCCTGTGACTGTTGACCAAACCACCAGAGTTCCCTGCAAATCTCCACAAGCAGAACCAGTCAACACGCCAGCAAGTAGAAATAGGCGGCTCAAGACCCCTCAGAAAGTGGACCTGGAGGAAGAGCCCTCTGCTCTCAGGAAGTCCACCCAGATGTCAGGGGAAAGCCCACACGAACACAGAGAGCCAGTAGGCGGTGATGAAGACATCGGATTGTTCAAGGAAACCCCAAAGCAGGAACTGGACCCTGCAGAAAATGTAGCTGGAAGCAAGAGGCGGCCAAGAACACCCAAGAAAAAGGTCCATTCTCTAGAAGACCTGGCTGGACTCAGAGAGCTCTTTCAGACCCCAAACCACACAGATAAACCAATGGCTGATGCCCCAGCTACCAAAGCACCCTGCAAATCTCCCCTAGCAGCGCTAGTCAACACACCCGCAAGTCGCAGGAGGCTGTGCAAGACCCCTCCGCAGAAAGTGGACCTGGAGGAAGAAGCCTCGGCTCTCCAGAAGTCCACCCAGATGCCAGGGGAACGCCCACACGAACACAGAGAGCCAGTAGGCGGTGATGAAGACATCGGATTGTTCAAGGAAACCCCAAAGCAGAAACTGGACCCTGCAGAAAATGTAGCTGGAAGCAAGAGGCGGCCAAGAACACCCAAGAAAAAGGTCCAGTCCTTAGAAGACCTGGTTGGCCTCAAAGAGCTTTTCCAAACACCAAGCCACACAGATAAGCCAATGGCTGGTGACCAAACCACCAAAGCACCCTGCCAATCTCCACTACCAGGACCAGGCAACACGCCAGCAAGTAAAAAGAGGCGGCTCGAGACCCCTCCCCAGAAAGTGGGCCTGGAGGAAGAGCCCCCAGCTCTCGGGAAGTCCACCCAGATGCCAGGGGAAAGCCCACACGAACACACAGAATCAGGAGGTGAGGATAAAGACATTAAATTGTTTAACAAAACTCCAGAGCAGAAACTGAAACCTGCAGACAACGTAACTGGAAGCAAGAGGCGGCCAAGAACACCCCCAAAAAAGGTCCAGTCCCTAGAGGACCTGGTTGGCCTCAAAGAGCTTTTCCAAACCCCAGAGCAAACCAAGAAAACAACAGCTGTTGTCAAAACCACAGTAGTGCCCTGCAAATCTCCGCTAGCAGAAACAGTCAACATACCAACCCACATGAAGACACGGCTCAAGGTAGCTCTGGGGAAGGTCACCATAGAGAATGAGCTCTCAGCTGTCACGAAGCCCACCCACAGGCCAGAGGAagccacacgcacacacagagaaCCAGTAGGGGAAGATGAAGACATCAGATTGTTCAAGGAAACTCCAAAGCAGAAACTGAAACCTGAAGAAGATGTAGCTGGAAGCAAGAGGCGGCCAAGAACACCCAAGAAAAAGGTCCAGTCCCTAGAAGACCTGGTTGGTCTCAAAGAGCTTTTCCAAACCCCAGACCCAGGGACTGGTGACCAAACCACCAAAGTTCCCTGTAAATCTCCACGAGCAGAACCAGTCAACACGCCAGCAAATGGAAAGAGGTGGCTCGAGACCCCTCCCCAGAAAGTGGACCTGGAGGAAGAGCCCTCAGCTCTCGGGAAGCCCACCCGGATGCCAGGGGAAAGCCCACACGAACACAGAGAACCTGGAGGTAAGGATGAAGACATCAACTTGTTTAAGGAAACCCTAAAGCGGAAACTGAACGCTACAGAAAATGTAACTGGAAGCAAAAAGCAGCCAAGAACACCCAGGGGGAACATCCAGTCTGTAGAAGACCTGGTTGGCCTCAAAGAGCTTTTCCAAACACCAAACCACACAGATAAGCCAATGACTGGTGGCCAAACCACCAAAGCACCCTGCCAATCTCCACTAGCAGGACCAGGCAACAAGCCAACCAATAGAAGGAGGCGGCTCAAGACCCCTACCCAGAAAGTGGACCTGGAGGAAGAACCCTCAGCTCTCACGAAGCCCACCCAGCTGCCAGGGGAAAGCCCACATGAACACAGAGAACCCGTAGGTGGTGATGCAGACATCGGATTGTTCAAGGAAACCCCAAAGCCGAAACTGGAGCCTGTGAGAAATGTATCTAGAAGCAAGAGGCGGCCAAGAACACCCAAGAAAAAGGTCCAGTCCTTAGAAGACCTGGCTGGTCTCAAAGAGCTTTTGCAAACCACAGACCCAGTGACTGGTGACCGAACCACCAAAGCACCCTTCCAATCTCCGCTTGCAGGACCAGGCAACAAGCCTACCAATAGAAGGAGGCGGCTCAAGACCCCTCCCCAGAAAGCTGATCTTAAGGAAGAGCCCTCAGCTCTCAGGAAGCCCACCCAAACGCCAGAGGAAAGCACTCACTCGCTCAGAGAATCAGGAGGTGATGATAAAGACGTTAAACTGTTTAATAGAACTGCAAAGCAGAAACTGGGTCCCACAGAAAACGTAACGGGCAGGAAAAATCGGCCAAGAGCGCCGAACCCCAACCAACCCTTGGAAGACCTGGCCGGTTTCAGAGAGTCCTTCCCGAGGCCAGATCACACCAAGCAACGGGGTGATGCTGGTAGCATCCAGGGAGCTCCAAAGCAAACACCAGACGGAGGGAAACCTGTGAAACCCCTAGCAAGAGTCCGTAGGGCCCCTCGAGGAAAGCCCGTGGAAGATCTGGCGGGCCACCGAGACCCTGTAAAAACTCGGAGTGAAAGCAGCGTTTCCCCGTCCCCAAAGAGAAAACGAGGAAACGAGGGAGGTGGCCCAGGAACAAAGAGGCTGCGCTCTGTGACACCTGCCCAGGCCACTGCCGAAGAGAAGCCTCCCCTGAAGAAAAGAAGGGGGGCCCCTAGAGAAGGACGTGACCCCCCTGAGCCCCTGACCGCGAAGAGAAAGCTAAGGATTGTAGCGGAAAGGATGGACGTCCCGGAGGACCTGACCAGCGGCAAGAGGGAAAGCAGGACAGAGGGGCGAGAAGTAGGAAGGACGACGGCCTCTCCACAACAG GCGATGTCTCTCCGCTCGAGACGGCCAAATAAAACCAAGCTCGAAGAGCAAAGGCCCGAGCCTGTTAAAGCAGCAGCAGAGAAAGTGAAGACAGACAGAAATGACAAGAAGCCCCGGAAGACCTCCCAACAGACGAAGCCACAAAGCCCTGAAGGCAGAGCCAAGAGTTCTACACCTGCGGGCCTAGTCCGTGCAAGCAGAATGTGTCTACGGTCTACAAGACCGAGGAAGGTGCCCTTGCCTGACGTGGCAGAGGAGAAGCAAAGGGAGAAAGGTGTGGGTGTCCACGTGAAGAATCAGGAGGAAGAAGTAACACAACGTTCAGACGCCATGTCTTTGAGATCCAGAAAAGTTAAGATCCCTCCTGGAGGAAATGCTTTGGAGAGTGGATCCCAACAGCGAGTAACTCGGAGTGCCAAGAGATGTGCTGGAAATGTAAAAAAG GATGAGGACAATGCGTGCATCAAGAAAATAAGAACCAGAAGTCGTCGGGACAATGAAGATGTTTAG